The Halanaerobium praevalens DSM 2228 genome contains a region encoding:
- a CDS encoding ABC transporter ATP-binding protein, which produces MARKDNYILDMQNITKIFPGVKANDNVNLSIKKGEIHALVGENGAGKTTLMNVLYGLYEPEKGKVFYEGERVNLEGPQAAIELGIGMVHQHFMLVDPLTVTENIILGNEPRQGIKIDQKKARKEVANISEKYGLYVNPDAKIQDISVGMQQRVEIIKTLYRGAELLIFDEPTAVLTPQEIDELFEIFRSLKEQGKTIIFITHKLKEVTEITDRITVLRSGKSIDTVNTADVSEEDVAELMVGRPVLLEVEKEKSKPGADFLEIKNLKVKNNRDIVAVNGVSLTVQKGEILGIAGVEGNGQSELIEAITGLRKIESGQVKINGQDTTDFDARQIKRKSVAHIPEDRQKRGLVMNFDLQENMILGYHDLEPFSENGIMNYNNIIDYTNELLEEFDVRGGDASTEAKSLSGGNQQKVIVAREFSHNPELLIASQPTRGVDVGSIEFIHKQIVNRRDQGTAVLLVSAELSEILSLSDRIAVIFEGEIVDILDVEDADERKLGNLMTGSNPEAGGESVE; this is translated from the coding sequence ATGGCCAGGAAAGATAATTATATTTTAGATATGCAGAATATAACTAAAATATTTCCAGGTGTTAAAGCAAATGACAATGTTAATTTATCTATTAAAAAAGGAGAAATCCATGCTCTTGTAGGAGAAAATGGAGCAGGTAAAACAACTTTGATGAATGTTTTATATGGTCTTTATGAACCTGAAAAAGGGAAAGTTTTTTATGAAGGAGAAAGAGTTAATCTAGAAGGTCCTCAAGCAGCAATTGAATTAGGAATTGGAATGGTTCATCAACATTTTATGTTAGTTGATCCTTTAACAGTAACAGAAAATATAATTTTAGGTAATGAACCCAGACAAGGAATTAAAATTGATCAGAAAAAAGCTAGAAAAGAAGTGGCAAATATTTCTGAAAAATATGGTCTTTATGTTAATCCTGATGCTAAGATACAGGATATTTCTGTAGGAATGCAGCAAAGAGTAGAAATTATAAAGACTTTATATAGAGGAGCAGAGCTTTTAATTTTTGATGAGCCAACTGCTGTTTTAACTCCACAAGAAATTGATGAATTATTTGAGATTTTTAGATCTTTAAAAGAACAGGGTAAAACAATTATTTTTATTACTCATAAATTAAAAGAGGTAACAGAAATTACAGATAGAATAACTGTCTTACGCTCTGGAAAAAGTATAGATACTGTTAATACTGCTGATGTTAGTGAAGAAGATGTAGCAGAATTAATGGTAGGTAGGCCTGTTTTATTAGAGGTCGAAAAAGAAAAATCAAAACCAGGTGCAGATTTTTTAGAAATCAAAAATTTAAAAGTAAAAAATAATAGAGATATAGTAGCAGTAAATGGTGTTTCTTTAACAGTTCAAAAAGGAGAAATACTTGGTATTGCTGGAGTAGAAGGAAATGGACAATCAGAGTTAATCGAAGCTATTACTGGTTTGCGTAAAATTGAGTCTGGTCAAGTTAAAATTAATGGTCAAGATACAACTGATTTTGATGCTCGCCAAATTAAAAGAAAAAGTGTAGCTCATATTCCCGAAGACAGACAAAAAAGAGGATTAGTAATGAATTTTGATTTGCAGGAAAATATGATTTTAGGTTATCATGACTTAGAACCTTTTTCTGAAAATGGTATTATGAATTATAATAATATTATTGATTATACAAATGAGTTATTAGAAGAATTTGATGTTAGAGGTGGAGATGCAAGTACTGAAGCCAAAAGTTTATCTGGAGGAAATCAGCAAAAGGTGATAGTAGCAAGAGAATTTTCTCATAATCCAGAACTTTTAATAGCTTCTCAACCTACCCGTGGTGTTGACGTAGGGTCAATAGAATTTATTCATAAACAAATAGTAAATAGACGTGATCAAGGTACAGCAGTCTTATTAGTTTCAGCAGAATTAAGTGAAATTTTATCTTTAAGTGATAGAATTGCAGTTATTTTTGAAGGTGAAATTGTTGATATCTTAGATGTAGAAGATGCTGATGAAAGAAAATTAGGTAATTTAATGACAGGCTCTAATCCTGAAGCAGGAGGTGAATCGGTTGAATAA
- a CDS encoding ABC transporter permease yields MNRLNNNKFSNLKSLISNIGISVLSIVVALIFGVFFILLTEESPATAYQALYFGAFGNFRNILNTLWRSTPLILTGLAFALPYRAGLINIGAEGQFVMGGFAAGVAGYYFTSLPVFIHLPLAILAGVLAGALWAGLSGWLKAKMNVNEVISTIMLNHIAIALTINYGINKLRTSTRMATPRIMDSAKLIRFKDMASSSFWSKLPFVELFADPGIRLHFNFILTLIVAVVLWYVLFKTTIGYEFRAVGSNPSAAEYGGIKADKTIIWTMLIGGAVAGLAGAGEALGTHFSFMAGMDAGYGFTGIAVGLIGQAHPLGVIFGGLLFGALNQGGLEMQFAGVPSEIVNIIQALVIFFVASLQILKVFIKNKKEKEGVE; encoded by the coding sequence GTGAATCGGTTGAATAATAATAAATTTAGTAATTTGAAATCTTTAATATCTAATATAGGAATTTCGGTTTTATCAATAGTAGTTGCTTTAATCTTTGGAGTGTTTTTTATACTATTAACTGAAGAATCTCCTGCGACTGCTTATCAAGCTCTCTATTTTGGAGCTTTTGGTAATTTTAGAAATATTTTAAATACACTTTGGCGTTCAACTCCCTTAATTTTAACTGGTCTAGCTTTTGCTTTACCTTATAGAGCAGGACTAATTAATATTGGAGCTGAAGGACAATTTGTAATGGGTGGATTTGCGGCTGGAGTAGCTGGTTATTATTTTACTTCTTTGCCAGTCTTTATTCATTTACCTTTAGCAATTTTAGCTGGTGTTTTAGCTGGTGCTCTTTGGGCTGGTTTATCAGGTTGGTTAAAAGCAAAAATGAATGTAAATGAAGTTATTTCAACCATTATGTTAAACCATATTGCAATTGCTTTAACTATTAATTATGGTATTAATAAACTAAGGACTTCAACTAGAATGGCTACTCCAAGAATTATGGATTCAGCTAAATTAATTAGATTTAAAGATATGGCTAGCAGTAGTTTTTGGTCTAAATTACCTTTTGTTGAACTTTTTGCAGATCCTGGGATTAGACTGCATTTTAACTTTATTTTAACTTTAATTGTGGCAGTAGTTCTTTGGTATGTACTCTTTAAAACCACAATTGGTTATGAATTTAGAGCAGTAGGATCTAATCCATCTGCAGCCGAATATGGTGGTATTAAAGCTGATAAAACAATTATTTGGACAATGTTAATTGGTGGAGCTGTAGCTGGTTTAGCTGGAGCTGGAGAGGCTTTAGGAACTCACTTTAGTTTTATGGCAGGTATGGATGCTGGTTATGGTTTTACTGGGATAGCAGTTGGTTTAATTGGACAGGCACATCCACTAGGAGTGATATTTGGTGGTTTGCTTTTTGGAGCTTTAAATCAAGGTGGTTTGGAAATGCAGTTTGCAGGTGTTCCATCTGAGATTGTTAATATTATTCAAGCATTAGTAATTTTCTTTGTTGCTAGTTTACAAATTCTTAAAGTATTTATCAAAAATAAAAAAGAAAAAGAGGGGGTTGAATAA
- a CDS encoding ABC transporter permease has translation MDTLLELISLPLILSSFRFATPLILAALGGIFSEKSGVINIALEGIMLFGAFAAVLGSSQTGSPWMGLVYAMIGGVLFAAILAVVCILFRADQIVVGTGINIFASGLTIFLLQIFFNVKGTSPQVTRLPFLRIFDVRFSVLTYVAVILVPIVYYFFFKTHWGLRIRSIGEHPAAADTLGINVNRWRFISVLMSGVLAGLAGAHLSIGDGSAFVREMSAGRGFIALAAMIFGKWHPYKAFGAAMLFGYAEAVAVRVDFAFIPSELISAIPYVVTIIVLAGFISKAVGPAASGKPYIKGER, from the coding sequence ATGGATACTTTATTAGAATTAATATCACTTCCTCTAATCTTATCAAGTTTTAGATTTGCAACCCCATTAATTTTGGCTGCACTTGGAGGAATTTTTTCTGAGAAGTCGGGCGTTATTAATATTGCCTTAGAAGGTATTATGTTATTTGGAGCATTTGCAGCAGTTTTAGGTAGTTCTCAAACTGGTAGTCCTTGGATGGGATTAGTTTATGCAATGATTGGTGGAGTTTTATTTGCAGCAATTTTAGCAGTAGTTTGTATACTTTTTAGAGCTGATCAAATTGTTGTAGGTACAGGTATTAATATTTTTGCTTCTGGTTTAACCATCTTTTTATTGCAAATTTTCTTTAATGTTAAAGGTACTTCTCCTCAAGTAACAAGATTACCTTTTTTAAGAATATTTGATGTTAGGTTTAGTGTTTTAACATATGTTGCAGTTATTTTAGTGCCTATAGTTTACTATTTTTTCTTTAAAACTCATTGGGGTTTAAGAATTCGATCTATAGGAGAACATCCTGCAGCAGCTGATACTCTAGGTATTAATGTCAATCGCTGGCGATTTATTAGTGTCTTAATGAGTGGTGTTTTAGCTGGTTTAGCAGGAGCACATTTATCAATCGGTGACGGAAGTGCTTTTGTTAGAGAAATGTCTGCTGGGCGTGGATTTATTGCTTTAGCAGCTATGATCTTTGGTAAATGGCATCCTTATAAGGCTTTCGGAGCAGCTATGCTGTTTGGTTATGCTGAGGCTGTTGCTGTCAGAGTAGATTTTGCTTTTATTCCTTCAGAATTAATTAGTGCTATTCCATATGTAGTTACTATTATAGTTCTAGCTGGGTTTATTAGTAAAGCAGTTGGTCCAGCCGCCTCTGGAAAACCATATATTAAAGGTGAAAGATAA
- a CDS encoding helix-turn-helix domain-containing protein, protein MEDLELGSLLKKAREEKGLSLADIQEETKIREKYLRAIEKNEFDLLPAKVYLKVFIKGYAREVGLDYQELLKKYEVLNIEEKKESNLEKDYLGGTKVPTRTKKKNKFGFLKIILISLLIIVLAAVGIYTYQYLNNSEIRLLNQKNNSANTLEENSQVLEVEDSKKEQTKTKSEIKDLDAKEKADSVFLKNEKEDKMDSLKNLNSDQIKNDSTIAENELDQLENLKTDAQTEISITEPNPKQKEKKIEKDENQLKENESSALENNTKTEININNESKFAKKIETKVNLAAAEKVWLQVSLDGNRVFSGILAKDTKKEYNFKDRLYLKIGNGSALKVKIGDKSYGPWAAKGEIAEIEFLKKEEEIVVNNLRK, encoded by the coding sequence TTGGAAGATTTAGAATTAGGGTCATTATTAAAAAAAGCAAGGGAAGAAAAAGGCTTAAGTCTTGCTGATATACAAGAGGAAACAAAGATAAGAGAAAAATATTTAAGAGCAATAGAAAAAAATGAGTTTGATTTATTACCAGCTAAGGTTTATCTAAAAGTTTTTATTAAAGGATATGCTAGAGAAGTTGGTTTAGATTATCAAGAGCTATTAAAAAAATATGAAGTTTTAAATATTGAAGAAAAAAAAGAAAGCAATTTAGAAAAAGATTATTTAGGTGGCACAAAAGTTCCAACTAGAACTAAGAAGAAAAACAAATTTGGATTTTTAAAAATAATTTTAATTAGTTTATTGATTATAGTTTTAGCAGCAGTTGGAATTTATACATATCAATATCTTAATAATTCAGAAATTAGATTACTAAATCAAAAAAACAATTCAGCAAATACACTTGAGGAAAATTCCCAAGTTTTAGAAGTTGAAGATTCAAAAAAAGAGCAAACAAAAACAAAATCAGAAATTAAAGATTTGGATGCAAAAGAAAAAGCAGATTCTGTTTTTTTAAAAAATGAAAAAGAAGATAAGATGGATTCATTAAAAAATTTAAATTCAGATCAAATAAAAAATGATTCAACAATAGCTGAAAATGAACTTGATCAACTAGAAAATTTAAAAACAGATGCTCAAACTGAAATAAGTATTACTGAGCCTAACCCTAAGCAAAAGGAGAAAAAAATTGAAAAAGATGAAAATCAATTAAAGGAAAATGAAAGTTCTGCTTTAGAAAATAATACTAAAACTGAAATAAATATTAATAATGAAAGCAAATTCGCCAAAAAAATAGAGACTAAAGTTAATTTAGCAGCAGCAGAAAAGGTTTGGCTTCAAGTTAGTTTAGATGGAAATAGAGTTTTTAGTGGTATTTTAGCTAAAGATACTAAAAAAGAGTATAATTTTAAAGATAGATTATATTTAAAAATTGGCAATGGTAGTGCTCTTAAGGTAAAAATTGGAGATAAATCATATGGTCCCTGGGCAGCTAAAGGTGAAATTGCCGAAATTGAATTTTTAAAAAAAGAAGAAGAAATAGTTGTTAATAATTTAAGAAAGTAA
- a CDS encoding nucleoside recognition domain-containing protein, producing the protein MQKIIWRGLKKAWTTFLELIKILIPVYIFVTFLKYTGVIKIISDLFRPLMSYIGLPGEAVLALLTSYLLNIYAGIAVISSLKLGVREITILGAMIGIAHSLIIESAVFKKIKINLIYINLLRLSMSILAGILLNLVL; encoded by the coding sequence TTGCAAAAAATAATTTGGCGTGGTTTAAAAAAAGCTTGGACTACTTTTTTAGAATTAATTAAAATTTTAATACCAGTTTATATTTTTGTAACTTTTTTGAAATATACAGGAGTTATTAAAATTATTTCAGATTTATTTAGGCCTTTAATGAGCTATATTGGACTACCAGGTGAAGCTGTCTTAGCTCTTTTAACATCATATTTATTAAATATTTATGCTGGGATAGCAGTAATTAGTAGTTTAAAACTTGGAGTTAGAGAAATTACAATTTTGGGAGCAATGATTGGTATTGCTCATAGTTTAATAATTGAATCTGCTGTTTTTAAAAAAATAAAAATCAATCTAATTTATATAAATTTATTAAGACTTTCAATGTCGATTCTAGCTGGAATTTTATTGAATCTTGTTTTATAG
- a CDS encoding nucleoside recognition domain-containing protein, whose protein sequence is MDWNAFFYDSLFGIIGMVKQLALIVFPLFVGVEIIDHLGVLRKISRFFQKVLSIFELPKEASLPLIIAQAFGLLYGSGLIIQATKDDNLSLGDIRSISVFFALCHAVFEDTLLFAAIGGNAIIILAVRISLALISTYFYGIYRRKNKKVLNNSY, encoded by the coding sequence GTGGATTGGAACGCTTTCTTTTATGATTCTTTATTTGGCATTATAGGGATGGTTAAACAGCTTGCTTTAATTGTTTTTCCACTTTTTGTAGGTGTAGAAATAATAGATCATTTAGGTGTTTTAAGGAAAATTTCTAGATTTTTTCAAAAAGTTTTATCAATTTTTGAACTGCCAAAAGAAGCTAGCTTGCCATTAATTATTGCTCAAGCATTTGGTCTTCTTTATGGTTCAGGACTTATTATTCAAGCTACTAAAGATGACAATTTAAGTTTAGGTGATATTAGGTCTATTTCTGTTTTCTTTGCTTTATGTCATGCTGTTTTCGAAGATACACTTTTATTTGCAGCTATAGGTGGTAATGCTATTATTATTTTAGCTGTAAGAATTTCTTTAGCTTTAATCAGTACTTATTTTTATGGGATCTACAGAAGAAAAAATAAAAAAGTTTTAAATAATTCTTATTAA
- a CDS encoding class I SAM-dependent methyltransferase, with translation MKNKDFLNAVAYSHILLENNIDEGDLVIDATAGNGYDTKFLAELVKKKGKVYAFDLQAKAIENTNKLLKEHNLLERVELFQTGHQNLDQYLNKKIKAVIFNLGYLPGGDKALITKAESTILALEHSLKLLKKMGIIILVIYSGHLGGEKEKRAIFDFVNNLDSKRYNVLNYRFLNQPGIPPEIVAIKKRK, from the coding sequence TTGAAGAATAAAGATTTTTTAAATGCAGTTGCTTATTCTCATATTTTATTAGAAAATAATATAGATGAGGGTGATTTAGTAATTGATGCAACAGCTGGGAATGGTTATGACACTAAATTTTTAGCAGAATTAGTAAAAAAGAAAGGCAAAGTTTATGCTTTTGATCTTCAGGCTAAAGCAATAGAAAATACTAATAAATTATTAAAAGAACATAATTTATTAGAGAGAGTAGAACTTTTTCAAACAGGGCATCAAAATTTGGATCAATATCTAAACAAAAAAATTAAGGCGGTTATATTTAATTTGGGTTATTTACCTGGAGGAGATAAAGCTCTAATTACTAAAGCCGAAAGTACTATTTTAGCTCTTGAACATTCACTAAAATTATTAAAAAAAATGGGGATTATTATTTTAGTAATTTATAGTGGTCATTTGGGTGGAGAAAAAGAAAAGAGAGCAATTTTTGATTTTGTAAATAATTTAGACTCTAAAAGGTATAATGTCTTAAATTATAGATTTTTGAATCAACCAGGTATTCCACCTGAGATAGTAGCTATTAAAAAAAGAAAATAA